A single genomic interval of Ruminococcus sp. NK3A76 harbors:
- a CDS encoding FliM/FliN family flagellar motor switch protein encodes MSNSEAQEQNKAAEVTAQKAVLYDFRVPKKFTKEDVKALNRITDAFSKHLSSGLTAMTRENCSVYNPRIEEIRTTTYLESLPKFTMIGLLGFTVLDTEFRDPRVMFHIPPSLSYLLIDILQGGPGKTLQMDRQHTDLEVAILKNLITRFCDMLSAAWSSLVTTEISYEKSETNPKLIDVRSESDVRLVMSFDVSVKNSVSTISIAYSAQFLEDLMEKLHGQKVDTQNFEPIDAERDQRRREQIIDTLSESSIELKAVFAELTLDMQEVMSLRVGDIIPLDKKLTDDITIEVDHVPWFKAKLGQTNIKKAVKITESIYDTNNE; translated from the coding sequence ATGAGCAATTCTGAAGCACAAGAGCAAAACAAGGCTGCTGAAGTGACCGCCCAAAAGGCTGTTCTGTACGATTTCAGAGTGCCCAAGAAGTTCACCAAGGAGGACGTTAAGGCACTCAACCGTATAACGGACGCCTTTTCAAAGCACTTAAGCTCGGGGCTTACGGCTATGACAAGGGAAAACTGCTCGGTCTACAACCCCCGTATCGAGGAGATAAGAACGACCACATACCTTGAAAGCCTGCCTAAATTCACTATGATAGGGCTTCTGGGCTTTACGGTCTTAGACACGGAATTCCGTGACCCGAGGGTTATGTTCCACATTCCGCCGTCGCTGTCGTATCTGCTTATAGATATATTGCAGGGCGGCCCCGGAAAGACGCTGCAGATGGACAGGCAGCACACCGACTTAGAGGTGGCTATACTCAAAAACCTTATAACACGCTTCTGCGATATGCTCAGCGCCGCATGGAGCTCGCTCGTGACTACCGAGATAAGCTACGAAAAGAGCGAGACTAATCCCAAGCTGATAGATGTAAGGAGCGAGAGCGACGTAAGGCTCGTCATGAGCTTTGACGTGTCGGTGAAAAACTCTGTCTCGACTATCAGTATCGCATATTCGGCGCAGTTCCTTGAAGACCTTATGGAAAAGCTGCACGGGCAGAAGGTCGATACACAGAACTTCGAGCCTATTGATGCAGAGCGTGACCAGAGACGGCGTGAGCAGATAATAGACACGCTCAGCGAATCGAGCATCGAGCTCAAGGCAGTGTTTGCTGAGCTGACGCTTGATATGCAGGAGGTCATGAGCCTCAGGGTCGGGGATATAATACCCCTTGATAAAAAGCTGACCGATGATATTACGATAGAGGTCGATCACGTCCCGTGGTTCAAGGCAAAGCTCGGGCAGACCAACATCAAAAAGGCCGTAAAGATCACGGAAAGTATATATGATACAAACAACGAGTGA